Genomic DNA from Hordeum vulgare subsp. vulgare chromosome 2H, MorexV3_pseudomolecules_assembly, whole genome shotgun sequence:
CTTACGTACGGTAACTCGAGATATTCTTTCTTACGTAGCATTTTACTACTCTGTCAGGCAACATAATTTTATGTAGCCTAACTACATTGCACATAGCAAAACAGTTATATCAGCATGGTATATATCAGCATGGTTATCTTATTATTTACACTCTGTTGTATACCATGCTGATATAGTAACTGTTTTGCTTCCAGACAGTGGACAAATAATGACATTTGTGCCAACTGGCAACTCGAAGGCTATCGGAATCTGATTTATGCATAACCGATTATGATGGACAACTGGTCGATCGATCTTCCGAATGGTCAAACATGATACACCACATTAATTGGTAGATAAGGGTGCACGCGCGTCGGTTCATAATAAGATAACCAAACAGCGACACGGCGGACATAATTTTTCTTTTCAAGGAACAGCGACACGGACAAATTAATTGCACTCTCCTTGCAGGGATGGGCCTGGAACGGTGCATCCGCAAAATAAAATCCCGGCGCATACAGTGAAAGAGATGTAGGCATGCATGTAGCAACGGAGCATCGTTCCTTGACTGGCACTAGCAGGAACGGCACTCTACTGTGGCAGACGCTATCCGCACACTCATGTCATGTGCCAGGAAAATGCGATATGATCATATGAATTAAGATCCCTGTGGCAGCGAATGATTCAAGAGATGCGATGGTGATCGCATGCGGTACGTACGACGGTGCCGTTTTTCTTCGCGGTCCTTGCAGGTTTCGCTGTCGCGCTCATCAATCTGAACCCCGGGAACAGTCGCGAGAGAATTTGTGAAGACCGCGACCCCTGCCCGGCGTCCCGCGTTCCTGTTCCTGGGGGAATTCCAGCCGGATGCACGTTAGGACCCGCTTGGAATAGGTGTAAATTTATACACCCGTATTACTTTTATACGTGTATATCACCAGCCATGTTTGATTTTCAACCCGAATGAAAACGGCCGATTGAGGAATGTATCTTTTACAGGTGTAAAAGTGTGGAAAACGGCAAACCAATCAGGCACTTAGTCATCACATAGGCAtacgcacgcacgcacgtacgCAAATGAGATTCTCGCGGAGTCAGGAATGGATACAAATTCTTGTGATAAAACAGAGGAGAGACGCGCATGCAAAATCAAAACGATATGACCAGTGATAGCGCCAGCAATACTAAGCTATACCATTGGCATATGTGATAAGGAGAAGTAAGCAGGTCTTTTAGTTTGCAAAAAGAGCCAAGGGTGTTCAAATCCAGCCGGTCTACGCGGCGACGGGCCGCGTACGCGTATATACGCGTGGCTGAGCTGTCAGGTGTCAGCAGGATACGACAGGTGGGTTCCCTAAAAGAAAAAGATATGACAGACAGGTGGGTTGCGTTGCTAAGTGGACTGCTTGTTTAAAAATTAGAACTGCGTGTATGCTTCCAGAGGAATTTAATTTAATTGTTTAGCCAGCGCGTGACCATCGTGGCATGCTCATGCAACTGCGAGAATGATCTTTTTCTTGGCGTGTGGTTCATACTAATTGTTCTCCTTCCCAGGGAGCCGAGGAAATAGATGACTACGTATTGCCCCATCAGCCTTATACATGCGGTCGCAAAGATTGTTGTAAGAGTCCTCGTCTCTGCCCTTGCAAGTCGCATGCACACGCTTGTCTCGCATGTCCAAAGTGTCTTTATCAAGACGAGAAGCATCCACATTTTATGTACGTATGTGCGTCCGCTACATAAATCGAAGACGCACACACTGTTGTTTAAACTTGACATCCGGAAGGCTTTTAAGTCGGTGAGGTGGAAATACTTGCTCGACCTCCTTCAGCAGAGGGGCTTCCCGACCATCTTTCGTGACTGGGTAGCGGCGCTGCTCTACACCTCCTCTTACCGCATTCTCCTGAACATTGTCGGCAAACCTAGTGTGCATGGTTGTGGGcttcgaggggggggggggcgttgcTCCGCACCTCCTCTTTCCGCATTCCCCTGAATGACATTTGTCGGCAAACCTATTGTGCATGGTTGTGGGCTTCAACAAGGGGACCCGCtatcccctcccccccccccccccccggcctctTTGCCTTAGCAATTGACCCACTCCAAGCGATCCTTTAGGCGGCAACTAGTAAAAGGTTATTGCACAAAATTCATGGGTGTGCCGCTACCTTACACACCTCCCTTTATGCGGACAGTGATGTGGTCTTCATGGCGCCCATCAAGCCAAATATTAACAATCTCCCATGCATCTTGCGCCTCTCCCGGAACGCTACGAGTTTGCACACCAACTTCCACAAGATCTGGGTTGTCCCTATCCATTGTGGGAATGTCAATCTGCCTCACGTCCTTCAAAGCCTGCTGGCTGCTAGGGCCTCTTTCCCTGTCAAGTATTTGGGGCTCTCGCTCTCCGTGTGGCAACTCATGCAGGTCGATTTCCAATTCCCGGAGGACAAGGCGGCGTCCAAGTTTATCACTTGGGATGACTAGAACATCACTACTATTAGGAGGACAAGCTCGTTATGTCAGTGATCTCCTCCCAAGCTGTCTACTTCATGACCCCCCTCGTCGTCCTACCCTCCACCTTGCGAAACGTCAACAAGCTCCAGAGAGCTTTTCTATGGGTAGGTACGAACAAGACAACCGACGCCAAGTGCAAGGTTAACTGGGACACCATGTGTAGGCCATTGGCATACGGGGGCCTTGGCGTATTTAACACAAAAAAATTAGCGAGGGCACTGAGACTAAGGTGTCTATGGTTTGAATGGAAGGAGCCTGCAAAGATGTGGGTTGGCTTGGAGAACCCTTGTGACGACAAAGACTACGACTTGTTCTACTCCTTCACAACCATCATAGTGGGCAACGGTGCACACACGTCTTTTTGGGATGCCCCTTGGGTGCACGACCAGAAACCCAAAAGACATCAACCCCTCATCTAAGTGGCATCcgcgaggaagaactagaaaataAGGGAAGCTTTGAAAGATGATGCATGGGTTTCCAAAATCAAGAGAACTGCCGCCTTCTTACTATTGCATTTCCACCAATTTATCCAGTTATGGGCCAGCATACATGACTTCCAACTCCATGAGGATGTGGTCGACAACATGGTGTGGAAGCACACTGACAATGGCCTCTACTCCGCAGAATCTGCCTACAAGGCGCAACCCCTTGGCATGATCCGCTCTCTGACGGAACACATGATATGAAAAGTTTGGGCaccatcaaaagtgaaattctttACCTGACTAGCCATGCAAAACCGGATTTGAACTGCAGATAGATTGACCAAGAGAGGCTGCCCAAAATGTGACCCTTGCCCTCTCTGCAAGCGTAAGAATGAAACAGACGACCAtctactcttcaagtgccggttCATGGCCAGACTCTAGGAGATGCTCAAAGCCTGGCTTCAGCTGGACTGTATCAATACATCTTCCTAGCCTATGCTAAGTTTACCAGAAGCTGGACTGTATCAATACATCTTCCTAGCCTATGCTAAGTTTACCAAGGAGTGGTGGATTGGTCTGACCGACTACAACACCCCCCACAGGAGTGCAATGACATTGCTTGTAATGTTAACCTTTTAGGTTGCTTGGGATGAGAGAAACGCTCGAGTATTTCGCCACAAAAGTGCATCGCCCTCGGTTGTTCTAAGCAACATCAAAGAGGAGATGGCTCACTGGATTACCATGGGCGCAAAAAAGTTTAAATCAATAATACCGAGAGAGTAATCCGCTTTGTATTATTGGGAACGTTGTAATTCTTGTAAACTCTATTCTTCTTCTAAATTAATGGATGAGACAAATCTTTTGCCTCTGTTAGAGAGAAAAAAGATAATATATCAGGAAAACTTGTTTTTGACTCACAATGTTGATGGGGAGTTGCCTCAAGGAAACACGGCACATCCTGCTCTTCTGATATTTACTCATTCACGTCATTTATTTACTCAGATTTTGTGTGCAAAGCCAGAGCCAAAAGTTCCCCGCAAAAAATAAAATGCCAGAGCCAAAAGTACAAGGATTTTCCATTTGAGCGATGCACCGCAGAAAAGAAACTCGGTATAGGTGAGATGTTTGGTCTCAACCCTCAACTCCTCCTGTCCACCCATCCCCTGTGGGCGGCTTCGGTCCACAACAGCCCGTGGAGTATGTATGATGAAGACGAACCCAACGAAAGAGATAATTCTCTCTAGGCAAAACCAGAAGCAGCAGTATCAAGAACAAGAGCAGGCAGAGCCGAATCACACCGTGCAGAAGGAGCAGGGAGACTTGTAGATAGCTAGCTAGCAGAGATGAGCAGCTTGGCCCTCTTCTtgccgagctcctcctcctcctctccgttcCTCACAAAGCAGGCCCACCCTACCAAGGGGAGGGCGCCTACGGTTGTGAGGTGCGGCAGTGGGCCAAACCTGTCAGGGTCAcatgaagaggaggagcagagagAGGGGGTGATGGCCTTGGTTGGGAGGAGGAATGCACTGGCctctgcagcagcagcagcagcagcttgtGGAGTTTCGGTGCTTGGTTTTGCAGGTGATGGCCTGGCGGCGGCCAAGCAGGGCCCACTGGCAGGGAGGATCCCTGGGCTGTCTGGCCCTGATCAGAATGGTTGGTTCTTGCTGCCATCTTGGTCTGTTAATTCCATGTGATATATATGATGCTTTTGTTCTTGCTAGTTCAGCTCAGAGTCATATATTCTCATGGTGCATGTCATAAGGATGTAATTTGTTCAGATAGGTTGGAGAACATACCGCAGGCCGGACGAAAAGTCTGGCGGACACGGCGTCGGCTGGAGCCCCATCATCCCCTACAGCTTCAAAGTTCCTGATGGCTGGGAAGAGGTGAGGACCCGAGGTACCGACAGAAATTCAGGTTTTCAGAACATGATCAGTCACACACTCTCTGATGCAAAAAAGTCGTGTACCGATTTAGACGCCGGTCTCGATCGCTGATCTCGGTGGCACGGAGATCGACCTGCGTTTCGGAAACCCTAAGGAGGGCCGGTTATCTGTCATCGTGGCGCCCACTCGTAGGTTTGCAGGTGAGCCCTCAAGAAACTGTTCTTTCCTGGCATATTTCATAGCGTTGGTACTGACTAGCATGGTGGTGAAACGGCCAAGATGACCTTGACGATGCAACGATCGAGAAGATCGGCACGCCGGAGAAGGTGATCAACGCCTTTGGACCGGAGGTCATTGGCGAGAATGTGGAAGGGAAGGTTTTGTCCACAGCCACAGCAGAGTACTCCGGAAGAACTTACTACCAGTTCGAGCTGGAACCACCCCATATCTTCATCACAGCTACGGCTGCTGGGAATAGGCTCTACCTGTTCAGCGTAACTGCAAACGGTAAAATATCTGTCCTTATCACAATATGGTGTTGATATCTACGGTCACCTTTTTCATCTTGAAAAGGAATTGTGTAATTTTTGCAGGGCTACAATGGAAGAGGCATTACAAGGATCTGAAGCAAATAGCAGAATCATTCCGCGTAGTCTAGGGTGGTTCCACTGGGTTCGTTCATCACATAATCTGTTCTATTATTAGAGAAGATGAGGGATGCCGTTATGTAAAGGGAGGCTAAGTACACATCATTTGTAACAATGATTTTCTAGCTGAAGAAACTGAACATTGTATGTAAGCTTCCTCTTCTAGTTACAGTACGAATTCAGACCTAAAAGCACCTTCAGGGCGCATATAACAACTTCCAGGCCTAAACACATAAATATACATTTGAAGTTTCCTTGGATATAGCCTACATGTCAAATCTATATGACTGGCAATGAACTGATAGACTGAtacatgtagagttgttccactaCACTTGCCAGCCTCCATATAGGGTTCTTAGATCTAGATCAGCGAAAGAATGATGCCCTTGCCTGACTTGTGTAAACGCATCATGGAGTAGGAGCGTGATATCAACTTTCAAAGCGTCACTGGAGCTCCAGTGGCCGAACAGAAACACCTAATGTAGGCTGAGCAGATGAGTATATGTGACAGCATGTAGTGCAAATAAGAACAGTTCAAAGTTCATTCAAATAGTTCTAAGATATGCTAACTTGCTAAGGTTTGATGAAATGCAGCAATACAAATGGCTACAGCATGATATGGGAGCAGTAActatacaacataaaaaaatggtGTGTGCATAATAACCTCATGGGTAACCAAAAAGAAAAATCTCAATCATAATTATAGAAGAACCAACATTAAGCTAGAGTTGATGTAAGCATTATGATTAAACCAACATTCACAGGCAAGCTAGAACAAATAAGTTAACTCTAGGGTAGGAAGGGGACTCCCCTCCTGATATCTCAAAAATCACTTTAAAGTGGTTAATTTTTTATGTACTTAGGTCTTCATAGAACACATGCTTTTCATGTAGTTATCAGAAGATTGAAGAGACAAATAACTATTAGCAAATGACTCATTTATATGATTTAAAACTACTTTGAATTCAAAAGTAAGTTACCTCCAAACTAGCAAGGGAAGTACAATGCTGCTAGAGGACAGTGGCATACCTTTACACCATCATCACATCAATGCTTCCTAGTCAGGCAGATGCACTCCGGGAATGGGTTTTCATAAAAGGATTCCTCTGTCCTAAGACGCGCTCTGCCTTTGCTCCCAGGCAAGGACGCATATCTCTTCCTTGGGGCGCCTTGCCTGAAAACAGAGATGCAAACTCATTACAATCCATAAAGTGTGGAACAGAGGTAATGTGCATGTGATATTTAACATTTTCATATATTCAATAAAATCAAATCACCTGTATTTATGCATTTTAGTAACAAGTGAAGACAGCTTAGGACCTTCCATAAGTTCTCCCTTTTCAAGTAAGAAAAAGAGTTCCACCAATCCTTTCCTGAAGATTAAATGCAACCGGACTTAGTCCACATGCACCCATCTACTCGGTCAAGATTCATAGACATCAAATATTAGGAGTATTTGTGAGTAATAGGACATAGTTCTACTAAGGATGCATAACTTCACATGCGCAGGTACACACGCCCTGTTGTGGCATCTAAGAGAATCCAGCTGGCTGTTAGATGGGTCCAGCTTAGTGCCGGTGTATCCAGGGTGTGTAAGAGTCCTATTAGAACGAACGACCCTCGACCACGAGCTTGATTGCGAAGATCAAGGAGGAAGCGACGCTTTGGGCCAGGGCCGGCGCGCTAGGCCTCAAAGCCGCGATCCCGCAGACTTGGGATGTTCACTGATTTTCTTTTCCTGGCCCTGTAACCacctcctaggaggattgtaacctaaaaccctatcttttcaatacaatgaaacgcaaaagtcttttgcgttttctcgaaaaaaagaGTCCTATTAGAAGTAAAGAGTCTTAAGTCGGTTTTGTTTAAGTCAGTTTGGAATAGCTCTATAAAGGAGGAATCTCATTATAATTTCCAGCTGCCGCAAGCTGGAATTACTGTTCAGTGAACATTAACCCCCTTTGCAAGGAAAGCATTCAAGGCAGCATTTGGTGGCGGCTGGAAACTATTACGGTACAAGATTGCTCCTCTACAGAGCTATTCCAAACTGACTTCAACGCAACCTAATGAAGACTCCTACACACCCTGAGATACTCCTGAACTAAACTGGGTCCATCTAACAGCCAGCTGCTCTTAGATGCCACAACAACCACACAtaaaacacacatgcagcccatcAGGTGTTCTAATTTTTAAATAAGTACTCTTGTATGACATACAAGACCATAGAAATAATTTTGAAGTGGTTACTATCTTATCACATGAAGTCTTGTTTAAGAAAACAGTAACACATTAAATAGCAAAATATGTTTACCTATCAGGAGTCAAAGTCTTGCGATGACCCAGAAATCTACGATGGCCCTCAACAGCTCTTGCCATATTGCCAGAGTGTGATGGAATAAACACATCACTTTCCACTGAAATAATATAGTCAAGGGCTGCAACTTGAGAAGCATGATTCTTAAACTTCTCAAGCTCTTCTTTTGTTGCTAGCACTTCCTGCAGAAGTATATTAGTTTAGTAGAATGGCTGAAGGATGGTGGAGCTAATCAATAAAAGAAGTAACACTGCTAACAACCTTGCTAACCAAGTTTGGAAAGTATGATCTCAATTTTGATATATACTTATCACCACCATAAATTTCACCAGCTGCAATGTAGATCCACGTGGACTTGGTATATCCCATCGCACGTAGAAACATCCCCACCTCGCTTGGAGTCAATGGACAATTACCTCCAGATCTCTGTTCAGTTGAGTTTATGTCCTTCAGTTTCCAATGGCTTGTTTTCTCTCTGTTGAGATAAATGAAGCCAGGTAATATAGCTTGCATGTAGAAATAAAATTGCACAGATTTGTGTTGATTGTTTATACCTCATGATTCTCAATTCGTCCGCTTCGGATTCACTCAGACCATAAGTGCAGCCCGTGAATGCTAGCATATCTTTTTCATATCGTAGATGAAGAGCAATAAATTTTCCACGTGATTTTAGACGCTCCACAAGCTTCTGTTGTTTAAGTGTTATGTTGGCTCAGAACCTAGTTTACAGAGTGTCATacatctccaagcgcaaattgAAGACTGTAACACAATCATAGTTAAAGATTTAGGATATTAAGAGAATGTTCATGCCTTTCCAAGGTCCTCGATTGGATCTGCGAAACGCAGTGCTTGGTAAAGACAGCGGCATCTTAATCTCTGGATATCAATTGGAAGACCATTGTTTGCAAGCCGCGAATCAGATTTTGGGATGTGAACTACCTGTAGAATATATTTCAGGGGTGATAAGGTGAACAGAAATAAACGAGCTTCAGACTCCAGATCGAGAAGaaaaaaatactccctctgtaagctaatataagacgttttagatcactaaagtagtgatccaaAACCTTTTATACTAGTTTACAAAGGGAGTACtttcaaattatcaagacaaaaattctgaaaatctttatttttaTGTAAGATAGTTTGTGTTGAATTGAGAATGTTTGATGCAAACCCCATGTCAAAGAACAGCCATGTTGCTAAGTACATAAAATACAATGGCGATCTTTCTACACATCAGATTGCTTGGAAACGTTAATGAAGATGCTTTTCATAAAGAATAATTTCAATAACTGATAACACTGTAATGTGGTAGCACTTTCAACTTTCCATACCAGAACAAAACCAAAAGTTTCAGATCGCATCATTCAATATCTTGAAGGATACAAAGAAAAAAAGCGAAAAGGTAGTCCGCTAAATTTCTAATTTTATTGAACAGAAAGGATGCTATTTTTTTATGACAAAAGAAAACAGCTACAAATCAATACATTGAGGTAACTAATGGAGTATCTGAATTGAAGACTACCTTGTGATCCTTCCAAAGTTCTTTCACTTCCTCGTAATAGCTTGCACCAGACCATGAAGTAAAGTGCTTCCGAGCTCTTGGAGCAGATTGCAAACTTTCAGGTAAGTCACTAACGATATGGACATCACCTTCCAGAGCTTTAATAAAACCAGGCTCATTGAAGATGTCTTTAAATGTACTGCATGTATTGGTGTGAATTGGTTTTTAGATAAACAGGAACGAAATTGGACAATCAACCAAATATACAACAGTCAAAACCTGGTATCTTGCCAAAAAGATCGCTTGTCTAACTGAGGAATAACAAGTGTTGCATTCACTAAGCGGGCAACTGCAATCATATCACAGATCTGCAGAGGGAGATAAGAGGAATCAAACAAAGTTTGGTGACCATGCTTGAACAAATCTCAAGAAAATAATAATTTAATGATAATAATCAAGAAGATATCAATATAAAATAGATAAATACATCAACAAAAGCAGAACTGGGTATTCAGAAGAAAAAAAAGCATATATACATGGAATTATTATTACAGGAGTGCAATAATACGTAATTGTAAGTCGGATAAACcatgaagcaaaaaagcaaaattTTGGTCAATGAACTTACTCCAGTACGCATTTGGTTGAGTCCTCCATTACTTCTAACAGTCATATAGCGGTCTGACTCTATTGGAGCTGGAGATGGAAAAAAGGGTGTTACTAAACAAAACAATGTTGAGGGAAACTTACCAAGAAAACATGTATGTGCACTGAATTCACATGTCAGTATTTCTACTATTTCTACAGCAGAGTAATaaagataaaaggatacagattcAGGGACATTTAACCCTAAAATAAGGAGCAGAAGAATAAGCTATACCATAATTATTGTATCGCTCCTATTGCACATAAAGCACATATTCTTATTATCAAATGTAAGATACTACACATCTGAACCTGGATGTTTGATTTATATATAAGAATTAATAAGATCAAGGTAGTTACACTAAAGAAGAAATTAGGACCGCAAAGCATATATCTAAAACTGATCCCTGAACAAAGCGCTATATCTTTGTTTACTCTAAAATTGACTCCTGGTACAGAATCCTAATTAAGCCATGTCACCATTGTAGTCATATACATTAGGTTGCTCCAATTAGACACTATTTACTCAAAAAAAAAAGAGGTTCATAAAACTGCAGCATTGTTGAGAAGACATCCTCTATGAATAAAACACATTTAAACCTACTGGACACTAAATAGTCAAGTAATACTTTCATTAGTAGACAGAAAAACCCCACCAACCCTGGTTGACGATACTAGTTTCCACCAAATTCCAGCTTCGTATCACCAGCAACAAACATTTGCGAATTTACGAATAATTAGCGCAACCCAACTTAGTAAACAGAGTAGGAATCACCACatatttttgaaaagaaaaaaatgcTGCATAAGAAAAAAAATTACCAATATATCTGTGGGTTGGTGTGACACAAGCATGATAACCGTAGCCATTAGAACCCCACAGCTGCTCATTCGGCACCTGGACATCAGTTACAACTCCAGTTCAGCAACCAACAACGTACCATGACTACACACTGAGTCAATATTagtttcatttaaagaaaatagcTGGCCAGCACACAAAGTAATTTTGGAATTCTAAGAGCTAGGTCTTCTCATTATCAAATGCGTATGTATGGTAAGTTGTTATACAAGAAGCATCCAAGAAATAGAAATTATACGGGGATACTGAGCATTACGACAGCACTGTATTTCTTAACAACGCATTCAAAGTCATCAGAAATACACTTCCCACCAGGTATTTGAGCTTTTAATTAAGAAAATAGGCAGGCATCAAACTGTATGACAATTAAATCATCCACCATTCTCAAGCTTCACTGGCTCAACACTCCCGGGATGTCAAGATAGTTTCTCTGGCAACTGCACTGCTTTCTCTTAACTACAACAGTTGGTTTTGACCAACCTTTAGTTTCAACAACAGGGAGAATAATTGAACACTTCATCCTGGTCTACTTTGCACAAAAGGCATCACGCATCACAAGAAATGAGATGAAATTACCAGCGACACATACCTAGCGAAATTTGTGCAAACAAGACCTGCATCGCATCGAAAACCGAAGCCTAACGCACAAGCTAGCGGGGGAAACAGTACAAACAGACACAAAAGTGAAGGGGGGGGGGGCATCAGGAAACTGGCCTGGTGGGGCAGGTCCGGGCGGGGCAGGTCGACGCGGGCGATCTGGCGAAGAGAGAGGACGACAAGGAGCACCGTCAATGCGACTATGAAGCACGCGCAGCGAGAGATCGGCGACCGGAGGAGCCGCCGGAGCCGGAGGGGCAGCGGAGGCGCTCCGCGGCGGCTCGCCATGGCCGGGGCTTTGGGGAGAGAGCCAGAGAGGGACAGAGAGCCCACTGCCACACACGCACATGGCTTATTGTGAGCGAGCCGTAGCTCTGTGGATCGGCCCAGTACTGTAgctatatttttttccttttttccttcgagtttctttgattttctttgttTCTTCACAGGTTTTATTTggggtttttttatttttctttcaacACATGTCTACTTTTTTCATACACATTGTACATTTTCCGTATATATCAGTAACATTTTTTATACCAATTTGCATTTTTTaaatacacgattaacatttgtaaaaaaatatattttgatTCCTTTTTTTCTCATAGACATTGTAAATTTCTGGTACACATATAAATCATTCTTTGTACATGTTTAACTTTTTTATAgatacatgattaacatttttagaTACATGTTTTTGAATATGTTTTGGAATACATGTTAATCATTTGCCAACAACGCATTGAGATATATTTTTCAACTATATGTAACAAATTTTTAAACTAGGCGCACATTACTTTACAGTATATAAACTTTTTTAAATGCACAAACATGTTTTTGAAACACGTGAGCATTTTTAAACTTAATATACATTTTATTTTAATGGTACAAAGCATTTTTTAATTGCGCTAATATTGTAGTACATTGTATAGCATATTCTAAAACTGTCACGGGGTGGAGGGTTCAGTGGAGGTGGAATTTGGGGATTTTACTGCTTGTTTCTTCGGTTTGCGCCGATGTATTGGGAGGAGAGGCGGACGTGAGCCACGTTTCTAGTTTGAGGGTGGGAAAGCAAGCACGAATGAACTTTTGCtggaattttttttttttttttgaaaactaaCTTTTGCTGGAATAGGTTGGGTTGAGATTTTGATAAATAAACGTGGCATGGATCAATTTTGTTGCAATAAGGTTGGCGAAACTTTCCTTGTTTCGAGTCATCAAGGGGATCGTCCTTTGTATCATCTTGGGTTCTTTTTGTCATGTCATTATTTTAGGCAGTTTGTCAAGATTGAAGTAATTTTGTAGTACACTGGGCAATTTGGAAGCTGAGGTCCCCGTTGAGCGGGATATATTCACATATGAGCACAGTCTGGATATAGCTAAAGATTCGTATGGTATATGGAAGAAGAATATGCAAGGAAAGACAGACTTATGAAGATGCACTTGCTCTTTCCAAGAAAATTACTAGCTTATGGACTATGTTTTTCCATATATTTTTTAGGGGAAAAGCTAGCTTTATTGATCAAAGTCCACATTTAGTGGGATACAAAATGGATCATGAGGGTGGAGCAACCAAACATGACGCCCTTGATCCAGAGGGTACGAGAACTTAGCTAGTCTATCAGCATCTAAATTGGCTTCTTAGCATTCGAAGGTAATTTTACAATGGATAGTAGACGCCGAGCCGAGATCTCCTTGAGGATTGGACCGTATAAGCCATCAGCACCCAGGTTTGCATCTCGAACAACCTGCTTCGCATCGGAGGCGATAACAATATCACGCAGGTGGAGGTCCTCTGCCAGGGAGAGACCCTCACGGATCGCCAGAGCCTCCATAGCCGCAACGTTCATGATTCCATGTATAACCACGGACGAACCCCCCAAATACCTGCCTTGTGCATCCCTGCACACCGCtgcacaagccccccccccccaagtgaGAGCGTGCCATAGCCGCATCGGTATGTATCTTAGTTGCCCCTGGGGGAGGTGCCTTTGGTTCGATTCTCTGGCGAAGCCCGACCTGCTTGTTATTCTTTGCATCAGGTTTGATCATGTCCAACTCCTCGATGAAACTAGAGATGAACTGATAGGTGGCCGTTGGGCT
This window encodes:
- the LOC123427132 gene encoding psbP domain-containing protein 4, chloroplastic isoform X2 produces the protein MHWPLQQQQQQLVEFRCLVLQVMAWRRPSRAHWQGGSLGCLALIRMIGWRTYRRPDEKSGGHGVGWSPIIPYSFKVPDGWEETPVSIADLGGTEIDLRFGNPKEGRLSVIVAPTRRFADDLDDATIEKIGTPEKVINAFGPEVIGENVEGKVLSTATAEYSGRTYYQFELEPPHIFITATAAGNRLYLFSVTANGLQWKRHYKDLKQIAESFRVV
- the LOC123427131 gene encoding O-fucosyltransferase 38; its protein translation is MASRRGAPPLPLRLRRLLRSPISRCACFIVALTVLLVVLSLRQIARVDLPRPDLPHQVPNEQLWGSNGYGYHACVTPTHRYIAPIESDRYMTVRSNGGLNQMRTGICDMIAVARLVNATLVIPQLDKRSFWQDTSTFKDIFNEPGFIKALEGDVHIVSDLPESLQSAPRARKHFTSWSGASYYEEVKELWKDHKVVHIPKSDSRLANNGLPIDIQRLRCRCLYQALRFADPIEDLGKKLVERLKSRGKFIALHLRYEKDMLAFTGCTYGLSESEADELRIMREKTSHWKLKDINSTEQRSGGNCPLTPSEVGMFLRAMGYTKSTWIYIAAGEIYGGDKYISKLRSYFPNLVSKEVLATKEELEKFKNHASQVAALDYIISVESDVFIPSHSGNMARAVEGHRRFLGHRKTLTPDRKGLVELFFLLEKGELMEGPKLSSLVTKMHKYRQGAPRKRYASLPGSKGRARLRTEESFYENPFPECICLTRKH
- the LOC123427132 gene encoding psbP domain-containing protein 4, chloroplastic isoform X1 — translated: MSSLALFLPSSSSSSPFLTKQAHPTKGRAPTVVRCGSGPNLSGSHEEEEQREGVMALVGRRNALASAAAAAAACGVSVLGFAGDGLAAAKQGPLAGRIPGLSGPDQNGWRTYRRPDEKSGGHGVGWSPIIPYSFKVPDGWEETPVSIADLGGTEIDLRFGNPKEGRLSVIVAPTRRFADDLDDATIEKIGTPEKVINAFGPEVIGENVEGKVLSTATAEYSGRTYYQFELEPPHIFITATAAGNRLYLFSVTANGLQWKRHYKDLKQIAESFRVV